The following proteins come from a genomic window of Carassius gibelio isolate Cgi1373 ecotype wild population from Czech Republic chromosome B8, carGib1.2-hapl.c, whole genome shotgun sequence:
- the LOC127963057 gene encoding uncharacterized protein LOC127963057 — protein MNQLYILLLVLWSAFNPSDAWRPHGLTTQDPWQTMTESHQTFSTDIYPNVSTNGNTARTEEYGNHTKSDNVPKPNITVYRQTEDREQVIVLCKFAEMFRGTYRRQSIELTVESELKYTIEPLRLHPFYYYYYSQEMRVFLVTVRPPASFTCVQENLRTQTYNYTGSVSDHHEEGASLLYICFSSFIAVGLFIMTAAVIVINIRSKTKDTNSTAVTDNDYGEA, from the exons ATGAACCAGCTTTATATCCTTTTATTGGTCCTTTGGTCAGCTTTCA ATCCGTCTGATGCATGGCGCCCTCATGGACTTACAACACAAG ATCCATGGCAGACTATGACTGAAAGTCATCAAACATTTTCAACAGATATTTACCCAAATGTTTCGACA AATGGAAATACTGCGAGAACAGAGGAGTATGGAAATCACACGAAGTCTGACA ATGTCCCAAAGCCCAACATCACAGTGTACCGACAGACAGAGGACAGAGAGCAAGTGATCGTGCTGTGCAAGTTTGCAGAAATGTTTAGAGGGACATACAGAAGGCAGTCTATTGAGCTGACAGTGGAGAGTGAACTGAAGTACACCATAGAACCACTGCGATTGCAtcctttctattattattattattctcaagAAATGCGTGTGTTTCTGGTCACTGTGCGTCCACCTGCTTCCTTCACCTGTGTTCAAGAGAACCTGCGCACCCAGACGTACAATTACACTGGGTCAG TCTCAGATCATCATGAAGAAGGAGCATCTTTATTATACATCTGCTTTTCCTCCTTCATTGCTGTTGGTCTCTTCATCATGACTGCAGCAGTGATTGTGATCAACATCAGGAGCAAAACTAAAG ACACCAACTCCACAGCAGTTACTGACAATGACTACGGGGAAGCATAA